A stretch of the Glutamicibacter sp. JL.03c genome encodes the following:
- a CDS encoding PhoH family protein produces the protein MQVEQNKTQADSDSASLTISFDTAELMIATLGPNDELLRILSGAYPQVNFRPNGQALVLAGNPQQVRKAQRVTEEARSLALRGSRMSAETIEQIIKMLSAGNPDAPTDVLGLKILSGRGRSIRPKTVNQKSYVDAIEESTITFGIGPAGTGKTFLAMAMAVAALQDKQVNRIILTRPAVEAGEKLGFLPGSLTEKIDPYLRPLYDALHDMVNPETIPQLLEAGTIEVAPLAYMRGRTLNDAFVILDEAQNTTSEQMKMFLTRLGFGSKMVVTGDITQVDLPGNATSGLRMASEVLEGIDDISVCRLDSTDVVRHRLIADIVSAYDRWDDTRRKEHNRGRRSK, from the coding sequence ATGCAGGTTGAACAGAATAAGACGCAAGCGGACTCAGATTCTGCATCGCTCACCATTAGTTTTGATACAGCTGAACTCATGATTGCTACCCTGGGCCCGAATGATGAGCTTTTGCGCATCCTTTCTGGCGCCTATCCGCAAGTTAATTTCCGTCCTAACGGCCAGGCTCTGGTGCTCGCGGGAAACCCCCAGCAGGTTCGCAAAGCGCAACGAGTCACCGAAGAGGCACGATCCCTGGCATTGCGTGGGTCGCGGATGAGCGCGGAGACAATCGAGCAGATCATCAAAATGCTCAGCGCAGGAAATCCGGATGCCCCCACCGATGTGCTGGGCCTGAAGATCCTCTCGGGCCGTGGCCGTTCCATTCGGCCCAAAACGGTCAACCAGAAAAGCTATGTGGATGCCATCGAAGAGTCGACCATTACCTTCGGCATCGGGCCAGCAGGTACCGGCAAGACCTTCTTGGCCATGGCCATGGCCGTTGCCGCGTTGCAAGACAAGCAGGTCAACCGGATCATCCTGACCCGGCCTGCTGTCGAAGCGGGGGAGAAGCTTGGATTCCTTCCCGGCTCCTTGACCGAGAAGATCGATCCGTACCTTCGTCCGCTTTACGACGCCCTGCATGACATGGTGAACCCAGAAACCATTCCGCAGCTGCTGGAAGCCGGAACCATCGAAGTGGCGCCGCTGGCCTACATGCGCGGTCGCACGCTTAATGACGCCTTCGTCATTCTCGATGAAGCGCAGAACACCACCAGCGAGCAGATGAAGATGTTCCTGACTCGCCTCGGCTTCGGCTCGAAGATGGTTGTCACCGGCGACATCACCCAGGTCGATCTGCCTGGCAACGCCACCTCCGGGCTGCGCATGGCCAGCGAGGTGCTTGAGGGCATCGACGACATCTCGGTGTGCCGGCTGGATTCAACCGACGTTGTCCGCCATCGTCTGATCGCCGACATCGTCTCTGCCTATGACCGTTGGGACGATACCCGACGCAAAGAACACAACCGGGGACGGCGCAGCAAATGA
- the era gene encoding GTPase Era: MSENHKLMSASGWPENFRSGFTSFVGRPNAGKSTLTNALVGQKVAITSAKPQTTRHTIRGIVHRDDAQLILVDTPGLHRPRTLLGQRLNDLVAETLSEVDAIGFCIPANEKIGPGDRFIATQLAQLQRKPIVALVTKADLVDREQLAQQLIAVAEMGTQNFGENGFAAIVPVSAVKEFQVQEVANVLVEQLPKGPPLYPDGELTDEPEAKMVAELIREAALEGVRDELPHSLAVVVEEMVPREGRSENNPLIDIHVSLFVERSSQKAIVIGRGGSRLREVGSNARQGIEKLLGTKVYLDLHVKVAKDWQRDPKQLGRLGF, translated from the coding sequence ATGAGCGAAAACCATAAGCTGATGTCCGCCAGTGGCTGGCCAGAAAACTTCCGATCCGGATTCACCTCCTTTGTCGGGCGCCCCAATGCCGGCAAGTCAACGCTGACCAATGCGCTGGTAGGCCAGAAGGTGGCTATTACCTCGGCCAAGCCCCAGACCACTCGCCACACCATTCGAGGCATCGTTCACCGCGACGACGCGCAGCTGATCCTGGTGGACACCCCGGGCCTGCACCGCCCGCGCACTTTGCTGGGCCAGCGCCTGAATGATCTGGTGGCAGAAACCCTGTCCGAGGTCGATGCTATCGGCTTCTGCATCCCGGCCAATGAGAAGATCGGCCCCGGCGACCGGTTTATTGCCACCCAGCTCGCCCAATTGCAGCGCAAGCCGATCGTCGCATTGGTCACCAAGGCAGATCTGGTTGACCGCGAACAATTGGCCCAGCAGCTGATTGCCGTCGCCGAAATGGGCACGCAGAATTTTGGCGAGAATGGTTTCGCCGCCATCGTCCCGGTCTCCGCAGTCAAGGAATTCCAGGTCCAGGAAGTCGCCAATGTCCTGGTTGAGCAGCTGCCCAAGGGCCCGCCGCTGTACCCGGATGGCGAACTGACCGATGAGCCGGAGGCCAAGATGGTCGCGGAGCTGATTCGCGAAGCCGCGCTGGAAGGTGTCCGGGACGAGCTTCCGCACTCGCTGGCCGTTGTGGTTGAGGAAATGGTCCCGCGCGAAGGGCGCAGCGAGAACAACCCGCTGATCGACATCCATGTTTCGCTGTTCGTTGAGCGCTCCAGCCAGAAGGCCATCGTGATTGGCCGCGGCGGCTCGCGCCTGCGCGAAGTAGGTTCGAACGCCCGCCAGGGCATTGAGAAGCTGTTGGGCACCAAGGTGTACCTCGACTTGCACGTCAAGGTCGCCAAAGACTGGCAGCGCGACCCCAAGCAGCTAGGCCGGTTGGGCTTCTAG
- the ybeY gene encoding rRNA maturation RNase YbeY: MSIEVNNETEYEVDLQDVSALADSVLKTMFLHPETEVSVVFIDEEAMSALHVEWMDLEGPTDVMSFPMDELRPGTAGAPGENGILGDIVICPTVAEAQAKAGGHSTHDEILLLTTHGLLHLMGFDHVEPDEKEEMFTLQRRLLESYTGRPAPKETVE; this comes from the coding sequence ATGAGCATCGAAGTAAATAACGAAACCGAGTACGAAGTTGACCTCCAGGACGTCTCGGCGCTGGCGGACTCGGTCCTCAAGACCATGTTCTTGCATCCCGAGACCGAAGTTTCCGTCGTCTTCATCGATGAGGAGGCCATGAGCGCACTGCACGTGGAGTGGATGGACCTCGAAGGCCCCACCGACGTGATGAGCTTCCCGATGGATGAGCTGCGCCCAGGCACCGCCGGCGCCCCGGGTGAAAACGGCATCCTCGGCGATATCGTGATCTGCCCCACCGTTGCCGAAGCCCAGGCGAAGGCCGGTGGACACAGCACGCACGACGAAATTTTGTTGCTGACCACTCACGGACTGCTGCACCTGATGGGTTTCGATCACGTGGAACCCGACGAAAAAGAAGAGATGTTCACTTTGCAACGTCGATTGCTCGAGTCCTACACCGGACGCCCCGCGCCGAAGGAAACGGTGGAATAG
- a CDS encoding GerMN domain-containing protein, translating to MPQSANAESLNLPSATDAGEQIGVATKLPIYWLENTDTGVFLYREYLDDTRRSEPIGDAIWTLLSADPAGPHRYTLLKPADEIGVSISNTNVITLDLPAKVFSAHLDEGLSERSIQQLVFTASAAAASSGLLAGDSSPTVKILVDGQPNAEVFGGYRIKDVYERNAKFMAPIWIIDPQYGTVLKEGKVQIKGRTTNFDIGTFYSLQKKDSDGKLTVITAQKQVIDGKIEKSGAFSITERLAPGSYKLTFWGMESESEAKVGEVTSDFTVK from the coding sequence ATGCCCCAGAGCGCCAACGCCGAATCATTGAACTTGCCCAGCGCTACCGACGCTGGCGAACAGATCGGCGTCGCCACCAAGCTGCCGATCTACTGGCTTGAAAATACCGACACCGGAGTGTTCCTGTACCGCGAGTATCTGGACGACACCCGCCGCAGCGAACCCATTGGCGACGCGATTTGGACCCTGCTCTCCGCTGATCCCGCCGGACCGCATCGCTACACCCTGCTTAAGCCGGCTGACGAAATCGGCGTTTCGATCAGCAACACCAACGTCATCACCCTGGACCTTCCAGCCAAGGTGTTCAGCGCCCACCTCGATGAGGGCCTTTCGGAACGATCGATCCAGCAGCTGGTGTTCACTGCCAGCGCTGCGGCCGCGAGTTCCGGGCTGCTCGCGGGGGATTCTTCGCCGACGGTGAAGATCCTGGTGGATGGCCAGCCTAATGCGGAAGTTTTTGGCGGCTATCGAATCAAGGACGTCTACGAACGCAACGCCAAGTTCATGGCACCGATCTGGATTATTGATCCGCAGTACGGAACGGTGCTGAAGGAAGGCAAAGTCCAGATCAAGGGACGCACCACGAACTTTGATATCGGGACGTTCTATTCCCTGCAGAAAAAGGACTCCGACGGCAAGCTCACGGTGATCACTGCCCAGAAGCAGGTCATCGACGGGAAAATCGAAAAGAGCGGCGCTTTCAGCATTACCGAGCGCCTAGCCCCCGGCTCGTACAAGCTGACGTTCTGGGGCATGGAATCCGAATCCGAGGCGAAAGTCGGCGAAGTCACTTCAGATTTCACGGTGAAGTAA
- a CDS encoding 16S rRNA (uracil(1498)-N(3))-methyltransferase produces MSNHSFVIDPDVAQNSVPGDTLELSGPEAHHAVTVKRVTAGEHLDLLDGQGMRLTVEVLGTGKDLLSARVIQRTQEVGSDHPVTLVQALSKGDRDLQAVESAVELGVLAVRPWQADRSIVRWNSAKTEKALAKWRAQVRSAQKQSRRAFEPEVLAPVSSKELAKAIAADVQAGALVLVLHEQATEAVAAHVSSWLAAAQSGQKVVMIVGPEGGISHAELLAFVDAGAQAALLGQHVLRASTAGPAALVLIRHLLGEL; encoded by the coding sequence ATGAGCAATCACAGCTTCGTCATCGACCCCGACGTGGCCCAGAACTCGGTTCCGGGAGATACCTTGGAGCTCTCGGGCCCCGAGGCTCACCATGCGGTGACCGTCAAGCGCGTCACCGCCGGCGAGCACCTGGACTTGCTCGACGGCCAAGGAATGCGGCTGACGGTCGAGGTTCTGGGCACGGGCAAGGACCTTCTCAGCGCGAGGGTCATCCAGAGGACCCAAGAAGTCGGCAGCGATCATCCTGTGACCTTGGTGCAGGCCCTGTCCAAGGGCGACCGGGATCTGCAGGCTGTCGAGTCAGCAGTAGAGCTCGGCGTGCTCGCTGTCCGTCCCTGGCAGGCTGACCGTTCCATCGTGCGCTGGAACTCGGCTAAGACCGAAAAGGCCCTGGCCAAGTGGCGGGCCCAAGTTCGCTCTGCGCAAAAGCAGTCGCGTCGGGCTTTCGAGCCCGAGGTCCTGGCTCCAGTGAGTTCCAAGGAGCTGGCCAAGGCCATTGCCGCTGATGTCCAAGCCGGAGCACTGGTCCTGGTCCTGCATGAGCAGGCCACCGAAGCTGTCGCTGCGCACGTATCCTCGTGGCTTGCTGCAGCGCAATCGGGTCAAAAGGTCGTGATGATTGTGGGGCCGGAAGGCGGGATCTCGCATGCTGAGCTGCTGGCCTTCGTGGATGCTGGAGCTCAGGCCGCACTGCTCGGACAACATGTCCTCAGGGCTTCTACTGCCGGTCCCGCAGCCCTGGTATTGATCCGCCACTTGCTCGGCGAACTCTGA
- a CDS encoding quinone-dependent dihydroorotate dehydrogenase produces the protein MRIYPLVFKHVFTKMDPEQAHHFAFNAIKVAQRAGLTKVARKFFAPSPKLKRTVMGIEFPSPFGLAAGFDKGATGIVALSDIGFGHVEIGTVTGQAQPGNPQPRLFRLVEDRAVINRMGFNNEGAERVAARVATARQRLKGDYSQTRPVIGVNIGKTKVVELEDAVGDYLTSTRQLAIHADYLVVNVSSPNTPGLRLLQSVESLRPLLTEVGQLADKVSGRHIPLLVKIAPDLSDEDVADVAQLAIELELDGIIATNTTIARDGLTSDSAKVEEIGAGGLSGAPLKERSLAVLRQLRSLVPAEMALIAVGGVENAQDVKDRLDAGADLVQGYTAFLYEGPFWARCINKGLERLL, from the coding sequence ATGCGCATATACCCATTGGTCTTCAAGCACGTATTCACCAAAATGGATCCTGAACAGGCTCATCATTTTGCTTTTAACGCCATCAAGGTTGCGCAGCGTGCCGGCCTGACTAAAGTGGCCCGCAAATTTTTCGCACCTTCTCCAAAACTGAAGCGTACGGTCATGGGCATTGAGTTCCCGTCACCTTTTGGTTTGGCAGCGGGTTTCGACAAGGGCGCTACCGGAATTGTCGCGCTCAGCGACATTGGTTTCGGCCACGTTGAAATCGGCACTGTCACCGGGCAAGCTCAGCCGGGCAATCCACAGCCCCGCCTTTTCCGACTCGTTGAAGATCGCGCAGTCATTAATCGCATGGGATTCAACAATGAAGGTGCCGAGCGCGTCGCTGCACGTGTTGCCACTGCACGCCAGCGGTTGAAGGGGGACTATTCGCAGACCCGGCCCGTCATCGGCGTGAACATCGGCAAGACCAAGGTGGTGGAGCTCGAGGACGCGGTGGGGGACTACTTGACCTCCACGCGCCAGCTGGCTATCCACGCGGATTACCTGGTGGTCAATGTATCCAGCCCGAACACCCCTGGTCTTCGGCTGCTGCAAAGCGTTGAATCCTTGCGTCCGCTGCTGACGGAAGTCGGCCAGCTTGCGGACAAGGTTTCCGGCCGCCATATTCCTTTGCTGGTCAAGATCGCGCCGGACCTCAGCGATGAGGACGTCGCCGACGTTGCGCAGCTGGCCATCGAGCTCGAGCTAGACGGGATCATCGCCACCAACACCACCATCGCCCGCGATGGGTTGACCAGCGACTCGGCCAAGGTCGAGGAAATTGGTGCAGGCGGATTGTCCGGGGCGCCACTGAAAGAGCGTTCCCTGGCTGTACTGCGCCAGTTGCGTTCTCTTGTTCCCGCGGAAATGGCGCTGATCGCCGTGGGCGGCGTGGAGAACGCGCAAGACGTCAAGGACCGCCTGGACGCAGGTGCAGATCTCGTTCAGGGATACACCGCATTCTTGTACGAAGGCCCATTCTGGGCACGCTGCATCAACAAGGGCTTGGAGCGCTTGCTCTAA
- a CDS encoding alpha/beta hydrolase — MKEQIIPVSDSWPDYLSSTPAGEWIQDLLGPGFEQQTLDFGMDAEGPAIATMVRYRPLGFRKRLGRKAEGVVLSVHGWSDYFYNRELATFWHSRGYHFYAIDLRRHGRSLREEHQLPGYVDDLASFDEDLDAAMKVIRSEHPHLPIVAQGHSTGGLILSLWLARTAPEIKALILNSPWLEFQGTAFLRIPIHGLMDAITRTNPRRKLMGPEFDHYWQSLSTHAHGEWDVHRLWRPRLAFPNTAGWLKTIFEGHALVAKGLDIDVPILVMTSDKTRIGTSYTPEMQHCDSVLDVQQTRLRAGKLGSFVTLCEVPGAMHEVFTSAGPARATAYRDLALWLRMIRGARA; from the coding sequence ATGAAGGAGCAGATCATTCCGGTAAGCGACTCGTGGCCTGACTATCTGTCTTCGACGCCGGCCGGTGAATGGATACAAGATCTTTTGGGGCCGGGCTTTGAACAGCAAACTCTGGATTTCGGGATGGATGCCGAAGGGCCAGCGATCGCGACCATGGTTCGCTACCGTCCTCTAGGATTCCGGAAGCGGCTGGGACGCAAGGCCGAAGGCGTGGTGCTCAGTGTCCATGGGTGGAGTGACTATTTCTATAACCGGGAACTAGCCACTTTCTGGCACTCACGTGGTTACCATTTCTACGCCATTGATCTGCGGCGGCATGGCAGGAGCCTTCGCGAAGAACACCAATTGCCAGGGTATGTTGACGATTTGGCGAGCTTCGATGAGGATCTTGACGCGGCGATGAAGGTCATCAGATCGGAGCACCCTCACCTGCCCATAGTTGCGCAAGGCCATTCGACAGGCGGACTGATCCTCAGCCTATGGCTCGCGCGTACCGCCCCTGAAATCAAAGCGCTAATTCTGAACTCCCCTTGGCTGGAGTTCCAGGGAACAGCATTCTTGCGCATACCTATACATGGGCTCATGGACGCGATCACGCGCACCAATCCGCGCCGCAAACTCATGGGTCCCGAGTTCGACCACTACTGGCAATCATTGAGCACCCATGCCCATGGCGAATGGGACGTGCACAGGCTCTGGCGTCCGAGATTGGCGTTTCCTAATACTGCTGGCTGGCTCAAGACCATCTTCGAGGGCCATGCCTTGGTAGCGAAAGGGCTCGACATCGACGTGCCGATCCTCGTCATGACTTCGGACAAAACGCGTATCGGCACGAGCTACACTCCAGAGATGCAGCACTGCGATTCGGTGCTCGACGTGCAGCAAACCCGGCTCCGTGCAGGAAAACTGGGAAGCTTCGTGACTTTGTGCGAAGTCCCCGGAGCCATGCACGAGGTCTTCACCTCGGCTGGGCCGGCCAGAGCTACCGCCTACCGCGATCTGGCATTATGGTTGCGCATGATCCGCGGCGCCCGGGCATAA
- the recO gene encoding DNA repair protein RecO — translation MSRSGFASKSYHTRGLVLRTHKLGEADRIITLLTPKGIVRAVAKGVRRTSSRLGATLEPFMEVEALLVMGRNLDIVSQAQLRNSYGHLLVADYPSYTVANAMAEIAEKLLEAEGDSTQQQYRLFHGAIALLSKQRVDSGAVLDSYILRALSVAGWAPSFTDCVKCGKPGPHQAVHIQLGGVVCPDCRPSGSLSPHPITIEYLQALLEGDWAIVAEAGPRARKQAADIVANYLQWHLERAVNSLRLVERN, via the coding sequence GTGTCCAGATCGGGTTTTGCCTCCAAGAGCTACCACACGCGTGGCCTGGTTTTGCGTACCCACAAACTGGGCGAGGCCGATCGCATCATCACCCTGCTAACTCCCAAGGGCATTGTTCGTGCCGTAGCCAAGGGAGTCCGCCGCACCTCCTCACGCTTGGGCGCGACCCTGGAACCATTCATGGAAGTCGAAGCCCTGCTGGTGATGGGACGGAACTTGGACATCGTGTCCCAAGCGCAACTTCGAAATTCCTACGGGCACCTCCTGGTGGCCGATTATCCAAGCTACACCGTAGCCAATGCCATGGCAGAGATTGCTGAAAAGCTGCTCGAAGCCGAAGGCGACTCTACCCAGCAGCAATACCGGCTATTCCACGGGGCCATCGCCCTGCTCTCCAAGCAGCGCGTGGATTCCGGTGCCGTCCTGGATTCCTATATCTTGCGGGCCCTGTCGGTAGCAGGCTGGGCCCCTTCGTTCACCGATTGCGTCAAGTGCGGCAAGCCCGGGCCGCATCAAGCTGTGCACATCCAGCTCGGTGGTGTCGTGTGTCCGGATTGCCGGCCATCTGGTTCCCTGTCTCCCCACCCGATCACGATTGAATACCTGCAAGCGCTGCTTGAAGGCGATTGGGCCATTGTGGCCGAGGCGGGACCTCGGGCGCGGAAGCAGGCCGCGGACATCGTGGCAAACTACTTGCAGTGGCACCTTGAGCGTGCAGTGAATTCCCTACGTCTCGTGGAGAGAAATTGA
- a CDS encoding isoprenyl transferase, whose protein sequence is MPSIPRELIPEHVAIVMDGNGRWANQRGLPRTEGHRAGEAALLDVMAGAVEMGIKYVSVYAFSTENWKRSPDEVRFLMGFSRDVLRRQRDTLNSWGVRIRWSGREPKLWKSVINELRAAEDLTAANQGCQLTMCVNYGGRAEIGDAVSAIAKDVAAGKLRASAVGEKTVAKYLHAPELPDVDLFLRTSGEQRTSNFLLWQSAYAEMVFLDQLWPDVDRRTLFTAVEEYAKRDRRYGGAVDKPQA, encoded by the coding sequence ATGCCCTCCATCCCACGTGAACTCATTCCTGAACACGTGGCGATTGTGATGGATGGCAACGGACGCTGGGCCAACCAGCGCGGCTTGCCTCGCACCGAGGGCCACCGCGCTGGTGAGGCGGCCCTGCTCGACGTGATGGCCGGAGCGGTCGAGATGGGCATTAAATATGTGTCGGTTTATGCCTTCTCCACTGAAAATTGGAAGCGAAGCCCAGACGAGGTTCGCTTCCTGATGGGCTTTTCCCGTGATGTTCTCCGCCGCCAGCGCGATACCTTGAATTCCTGGGGCGTGCGCATTCGCTGGTCTGGTCGAGAACCCAAGCTATGGAAGTCCGTGATCAACGAACTGCGCGCTGCTGAGGACCTTACCGCAGCCAACCAGGGCTGCCAGCTGACAATGTGCGTCAACTACGGCGGACGCGCGGAAATCGGCGATGCGGTCAGCGCCATTGCCAAGGACGTCGCCGCGGGCAAGCTGCGTGCCAGCGCAGTGGGGGAGAAAACCGTTGCGAAGTATCTGCATGCCCCAGAGTTGCCAGACGTAGATCTATTCCTGCGCACGAGTGGTGAACAACGCACCAGCAATTTCCTGCTCTGGCAGTCGGCCTACGCAGAGATGGTCTTCCTCGACCAGCTCTGGCCCGACGTAGACCGGCGAACCCTTTTCACTGCCGTGGAGGAGTACGCCAAACGCGACCGCCGTTATGGTGGAGCAGTGGACAAGCCGCAGGCCTGA
- the leuA gene encoding 2-isopropylmalate synthase, with product MQNMQKSSNMPIHKYVPFQDQIEVNLPDRTWPDKYITKAPRWCAVDLRDGNQALIDPMSPERKHKMFDLLVQMGYKEIEVGFPSASQTDFDFVRQLIERNRIPEDVTIQVLTQSREHLIERTYQALEGAKQAIVHLYNSTSILQREVVFRQDEDGIVDIAVQGARLCKKYEEQMTGTKITYEYSPESYTGTELAFAKRISEAVAEVLEATPENKMILNLPATVEMATPNVYADSIEWMHRNLANRDSIILSLHPHNDRGTGVAAAELGYLAGADRIEGCLFGNGERTGNVDLITLGMNLFGQGVDPEIDFSDMDHIRRTVEYCNQLPVPERSPYGGDLVFTAFSGSHQDAIKKGLESMDAKASAEGKDINDLVWAVPYLPIDPKDIGRSYEAVIRVNSQSGKGGVAYLLKNDYNLDLPRRAQIEFSGVIQRKTDTEGGEISSERIWSVFQDEYLPAPKDSGLEPWGYYEIASATATSAEDGSFQLDTKLIIDGIAHERTAQGNGPLSALVKMLNDDGVDLRVLDYTEHAMSEGGNASAAAFVECAVGDRILWGIGMDTNTNIAALKAVVSAVNRAIRDAA from the coding sequence ATGCAGAACATGCAAAAATCTTCGAACATGCCGATCCACAAGTATGTTCCATTCCAGGATCAGATCGAAGTCAACCTGCCCGATCGCACCTGGCCTGACAAGTACATCACCAAGGCTCCACGCTGGTGCGCGGTCGACCTGCGCGACGGCAACCAGGCGCTGATCGACCCGATGAGCCCTGAGCGCAAGCACAAGATGTTCGACTTGCTGGTCCAGATGGGCTACAAGGAAATCGAAGTCGGCTTCCCATCGGCTTCCCAGACAGATTTCGACTTCGTGCGCCAGCTCATCGAACGCAACCGCATCCCCGAGGACGTCACCATCCAGGTGCTGACCCAGTCCCGCGAGCACCTGATCGAACGCACCTACCAGGCGCTGGAAGGCGCCAAGCAGGCCATCGTCCACCTGTACAACTCCACCTCGATTCTGCAGCGCGAAGTGGTCTTCCGCCAGGACGAGGACGGTATCGTGGACATCGCGGTCCAGGGCGCCCGGTTGTGCAAGAAGTACGAAGAGCAGATGACCGGCACCAAGATCACCTACGAGTACTCGCCAGAGTCCTACACTGGTACCGAGCTGGCTTTCGCCAAGCGCATCTCCGAAGCCGTGGCCGAAGTCCTGGAAGCCACGCCGGAGAACAAGATGATCTTGAACCTGCCAGCCACCGTTGAAATGGCCACCCCTAACGTCTACGCGGACTCCATTGAATGGATGCACCGCAACCTGGCCAACCGCGACTCGATCATCCTCTCGCTGCACCCGCATAACGACCGCGGCACCGGCGTCGCCGCAGCTGAGCTCGGCTACCTGGCCGGCGCCGACCGCATCGAAGGCTGCCTGTTCGGAAATGGCGAGCGTACCGGCAACGTCGACCTGATCACCCTGGGCATGAACCTGTTCGGCCAGGGCGTCGATCCGGAAATCGACTTCTCCGATATGGATCACATCCGCCGCACCGTCGAATACTGCAACCAGCTGCCGGTGCCGGAGCGCAGCCCGTACGGAGGCGATCTGGTCTTCACCGCCTTCTCTGGATCCCACCAGGATGCGATCAAGAAGGGCCTGGAGTCGATGGATGCCAAGGCCAGCGCTGAAGGCAAGGACATCAACGATCTGGTCTGGGCTGTCCCGTACCTGCCTATTGATCCAAAGGACATCGGCCGTTCCTACGAGGCCGTGATCCGCGTGAACTCGCAGTCCGGCAAGGGCGGCGTCGCCTACCTGCTGAAGAACGACTACAACTTGGACTTGCCGCGCCGCGCGCAGATCGAGTTCTCCGGCGTGATCCAGCGCAAGACCGATACCGAAGGCGGCGAGATCTCCTCGGAGCGCATCTGGAGTGTCTTCCAGGATGAGTACCTGCCAGCTCCCAAGGATTCCGGCTTGGAGCCATGGGGCTACTATGAGATCGCGTCTGCGACGGCCACTTCCGCTGAAGACGGCAGCTTCCAGCTGGATACCAAGCTGATTATCGACGGCATTGCCCATGAGCGCACTGCCCAGGGCAACGGCCCGCTCTCGGCACTGGTGAAGATGCTCAACGATGACGGTGTTGACCTGCGCGTGCTGGACTACACCGAGCACGCGATGAGCGAAGGCGGCAACGCGAGTGCTGCGGCCTTCGTTGAATGCGCCGTGGGTGACCGAATCCTGTGGGGCATCGGCATGGATACCAACACAAACATTGCCGCCCTGAAGGCTGTTGTTTCGGCCGTGAACCGTGCCATCCGTGACGCTGCCTGA
- a CDS encoding hemolysin family protein encodes MEILLLILALVFMAISAVLTAADSAFYALSRHAAERLRAESNGKSLSAILDDTETHAQAIKFWRIWFETASAVAIALLVAQWIDNVWLIGLIATIAMAGLGFVLVSVSPRRFGRSNAESVVQNTAPMVRLLRVVLGPVTNWLASIAKALSPGGVDEVGYLGKERLRDLVDRASEGQDLDEESAELISSVIDLEETSVRSVMVPRTDMVVLTADQSMHSAMDLFMASGYSRIPLIGEDTDDIQGIIYLKDLIREIHGLQQAETLSDLARKVRFVPESKSAAELLQELQQESIHLAVVIDEYGGTAGLVTLEDLLEEIVGEIDDEYDRSRTELIENPDGSLFAVATAAIDDIADHFDMHIEEEDVDTVGGLLSKALESVPVLGSTADVNGLRLTVVALAGRRNRIGKLHVERLETDASDHIENDEDSSHERKP; translated from the coding sequence GTGGAAATACTTCTGCTGATTCTCGCCCTCGTCTTCATGGCAATTTCCGCCGTGCTGACAGCTGCAGATTCAGCCTTCTACGCACTATCCCGTCATGCCGCAGAACGGCTGCGTGCCGAATCCAACGGCAAATCGCTCTCGGCGATTCTTGACGATACCGAAACCCACGCGCAGGCCATCAAGTTCTGGCGAATCTGGTTCGAAACCGCCTCGGCTGTAGCCATCGCATTGCTTGTAGCCCAGTGGATCGACAATGTATGGCTGATCGGGCTGATCGCGACCATCGCCATGGCCGGCCTCGGATTCGTGCTGGTCAGCGTCTCGCCGCGTCGCTTCGGCCGGTCCAATGCCGAGAGCGTGGTGCAGAATACCGCTCCGATGGTCCGCCTGCTGCGCGTCGTGCTCGGCCCGGTCACCAACTGGCTCGCTTCGATCGCCAAGGCCTTGAGCCCCGGCGGAGTCGACGAAGTAGGGTACCTGGGCAAGGAACGCCTGCGCGACCTGGTGGACCGCGCTTCAGAAGGCCAAGACCTTGATGAGGAATCCGCGGAACTGATTTCCTCGGTAATCGACCTCGAGGAAACCAGTGTCCGTTCCGTGATGGTGCCCCGCACCGACATGGTCGTGCTCACCGCTGACCAGAGCATGCACAGCGCCATGGACCTGTTCATGGCTTCCGGATACTCGCGCATCCCGTTGATCGGCGAGGACACCGACGATATCCAGGGGATCATCTACCTCAAGGATCTCATCCGGGAGATCCACGGGCTCCAGCAGGCAGAAACCCTCTCGGATCTGGCACGCAAGGTGCGCTTCGTGCCCGAATCCAAGTCCGCGGCCGAGCTCCTGCAAGAACTGCAGCAGGAATCGATCCACCTGGCCGTGGTGATCGACGAGTACGGCGGAACAGCGGGCCTCGTCACCCTCGAGGACCTGCTCGAAGAAATCGTCGGAGAGATCGACGACGAGTATGATCGGTCAAGGACCGAACTGATCGAGAACCCTGATGGTTCGCTGTTTGCGGTCGCTACCGCAGCGATCGACGACATCGCCGATCATTTCGACATGCACATTGAAGAGGAAGACGTCGACACCGTAGGCGGCCTGCTCTCCAAGGCACTGGAATCAGTGCCGGTGCTCGGGTCCACCGCCGATGTCAACGGCCTGAGGCTGACCGTGGTCGCCCTGGCCGGACGACGAAATCGCATCGGCAAACTCCATGTAGAGCGTCTGGAGACGGACGCATCCGACCATATTGAGAACGACGAGGATTCCTCACATGAGCGAAAACCATAA